A region of Pseudomonas sp. Marseille-Q3773 DNA encodes the following proteins:
- a CDS encoding WYL domain-containing protein, whose protein sequence is MPFATTRATLSRQWALLRQLPSRSPGITSAELVWRLRDVGFTVSKRTIERDLNELSLIFPLERNDKSIPFGWHWSASAVGELRGNFDLLTHLRGDALQPARGEGVELVARISDALARQLRDAPLSSDMQLTALEHGHRMRATVSNGWPLRWWLLSHGDGVVVEQPAGLREEIGKILSNAAAQYQSS, encoded by the coding sequence TTGCCGTTCGCCACTACCCGCGCCACCCTCAGCCGTCAGTGGGCGCTGCTGCGCCAGCTGCCCAGCCGCTCTCCAGGCATTACCAGCGCCGAGCTGGTCTGGCGCCTGCGTGACGTGGGCTTCACTGTCAGCAAACGTACCATCGAACGCGACCTCAACGAGCTGTCGCTGATTTTTCCGCTGGAGCGTAATGACAAGAGCATTCCGTTTGGCTGGCACTGGTCGGCCAGTGCCGTGGGCGAATTACGCGGCAATTTCGATCTGCTGACGCACTTGCGCGGCGATGCGTTGCAACCGGCACGGGGTGAGGGGGTAGAGCTGGTGGCGCGGATCAGCGATGCACTGGCGCGGCAGTTGCGGGATGCGCCGCTGAGTAGCGACATGCAGCTGACGGCGCTGGAACACGGGCATCGGATGCGGGCCACGGTGAGTAATGGCTGGCCGCTGCGCTGGTGGCTGTTGAGCCATGGCGATGGGGTGGTGGTGGAGCAGCCTGCCGGCTTGCGCGAGGAGATCGGCAAGATACTCAGCAATGCGGCTGCGCAGTACCAGAGTTCCTAG
- a CDS encoding ABC transporter ATP-binding protein: protein MTAPLPGHTASNLSRVATPPLLKVDNLSLEYRTAQRVVRATHQVSFEVDRADRFVLLGPSGCGKSTLLKAVAGFISPQEGQILLQGQAVRGPGPDRIVVFQEFDQLPPWKSVKQNVMFPLLVSGQLKRVEAEERALHYLDKVGLAAFADAYPHTLSGGMKARVAIARALATQPKILLMDEPFAALDALTRRKMQEELLLLWEEVRFTLLFVTHSIEEALVVGNRILLLSPHPGQVRAEVHSHQYDLGSLGGSDFQASARRIHRLLFDEADAPEPAGDLGFNDIRIAY, encoded by the coding sequence ATGACCGCCCCATTGCCAGGCCACACGGCCAGCAACCTGAGCCGTGTCGCCACGCCGCCTTTGCTCAAGGTGGACAATCTCAGCCTCGAATACCGCACCGCGCAACGCGTGGTGCGCGCCACCCACCAGGTCAGCTTCGAAGTCGACCGCGCCGACCGGTTCGTGCTGCTCGGCCCCTCCGGCTGTGGCAAGTCCACCTTGCTAAAGGCGGTGGCCGGCTTCATTTCGCCCCAGGAAGGGCAGATCCTGCTGCAGGGCCAGGCAGTCAGAGGCCCGGGTCCCGATCGCATCGTGGTATTCCAGGAGTTTGACCAGTTGCCGCCATGGAAGTCGGTGAAGCAGAACGTCATGTTCCCGCTGCTGGTGTCAGGCCAGCTCAAGCGTGTGGAGGCCGAGGAGCGGGCGCTGCATTACCTGGACAAGGTCGGCCTGGCCGCGTTCGCCGATGCCTACCCGCACACCCTGTCGGGCGGCATGAAGGCGCGCGTAGCCATTGCCCGAGCCTTGGCCACGCAGCCAAAGATCCTGCTGATGGATGAGCCGTTTGCCGCACTCGATGCGCTGACGCGACGCAAGATGCAGGAAGAGCTGTTGCTGTTGTGGGAGGAGGTACGCTTCACCTTGCTGTTCGTCACCCACTCCATCGAAGAAGCGCTGGTGGTCGGCAACCGCATCCTGCTGTTGTCGCCGCACCCAGGGCAGGTACGGGCCGAAGTGCACAGCCACCAGTACGACCTGGGCAGCCTGGGTGGCAGCGATTTCCAGGCCAGTGCCCGGCGCATCCACCGTTTGCTGTTCGACGAGGCGGACGCGCCGGAACCTGCTGGCGACCTTGGCTTCAACGATATCCGTATCGCCTACTGA
- a CDS encoding TolC family protein, with amino-acid sequence MKRLILAGLCLSLGACMMVGPDYQVPKDAAVQRSDLNGPLRQDADSVVSAPVPEDWWQLYQDPRLNELVRQALSANSELRVAAANIAKARAQVELAESQGGFNGGVKLGAQRLQESGEAFLLPEKVPVANIGEAIISASYQFDLWGTFKRGTEAAKANADAVQAAADTARITLVADVVKAYTQVCSANEEYHIARESLDLQEQSVKLTQRLRDAGRGDETQVTRSQTQFKSLRAELPRFKAEREAGMYTLAALLAKPVEQLPAGTADCAELPHLDQLVPVGDGAALLKRRPDVRQAERQLAAATANIGVATGALYPDISIGAQVGTIGLVDNLGEPSTNRWGFGPQVSWTIPTNGTRARIRMAEASTQAALANFDGVVLNAIRETQTRLAQYSALLDRRDALAEAERSAKDAADQTHRYYQAGRESFLADLQATRTYTDMRAQLAAANSQVAMGQIGVFLALGGGWKEAGK; translated from the coding sequence ATGAAACGGTTGATCCTGGCCGGCCTGTGCCTGTCACTGGGGGCCTGCATGATGGTTGGCCCCGACTACCAGGTGCCGAAGGATGCTGCGGTGCAGCGCAGCGACCTCAATGGCCCGCTGCGCCAGGATGCGGACAGCGTGGTGTCGGCGCCGGTGCCTGAGGACTGGTGGCAGTTGTATCAGGACCCGCGGCTGAACGAACTGGTGCGCCAGGCCCTGAGTGCCAACAGCGAACTGCGTGTGGCCGCTGCCAACATCGCCAAGGCCCGCGCTCAGGTCGAGCTGGCCGAGTCGCAAGGCGGCTTCAACGGCGGCGTCAAACTGGGTGCCCAGCGCCTGCAGGAGTCTGGCGAAGCCTTCCTGCTGCCCGAGAAAGTGCCGGTGGCGAATATCGGTGAGGCGATCATCAGCGCCTCGTACCAGTTCGACCTGTGGGGCACCTTCAAGCGTGGCACCGAGGCCGCCAAGGCCAATGCCGATGCTGTGCAGGCCGCGGCCGATACCGCCCGCATCACCTTGGTGGCAGACGTGGTCAAGGCCTATACCCAGGTTTGCTCGGCCAACGAGGAATACCATATCGCCCGCGAGTCACTCGACCTGCAGGAACAAAGCGTCAAGCTCACCCAGCGCCTGCGTGATGCTGGCCGTGGCGATGAAACCCAGGTCACCCGCTCGCAGACCCAGTTCAAGTCCTTGCGCGCCGAGCTGCCACGCTTCAAGGCCGAACGCGAGGCCGGCATGTACACCCTGGCTGCCTTGTTGGCCAAGCCGGTGGAGCAACTGCCCGCCGGCACTGCCGATTGTGCCGAACTGCCGCACCTGGACCAGCTGGTGCCGGTGGGCGATGGTGCAGCCCTGCTCAAACGCCGCCCTGACGTGCGCCAAGCCGAACGCCAGCTGGCCGCTGCCACCGCCAACATCGGTGTCGCCACCGGCGCGTTGTACCCGGATATAAGCATCGGCGCCCAGGTCGGCACCATCGGTCTCGTCGACAACCTTGGCGAGCCCTCGACCAACCGCTGGGGCTTTGGCCCGCAGGTCAGCTGGACCATCCCCACCAACGGCACCCGTGCCCGCATTCGCATGGCCGAAGCCTCGACCCAGGCGGCCTTGGCGAACTTCGACGGAGTGGTGCTGAACGCCATCCGCGAAACCCAGACCCGCCTTGCGCAGTACAGTGCCTTGCTGGACCGGCGCGACGCGCTGGCCGAGGCGGAGAGGTCGGCCAAGGACGCGGCCGACCAGACCCACCGCTATTACCAGGCAGGGCGTGAGTCGTTCCTGGCGGACTTGCAGGCAACGCGCACCTATACCGACATGCGCGCGCAGCTGGCGGCGGCCAATAGCCAGGTGGCGATGGGGCAGATTGGTGTATTCCTGGCGTTGGGTGGGGGGTGGAAGGAGGCTGGAAAGTAG
- a CDS encoding tetratricopeptide repeat protein: protein MSAASNIHSLLARLLPERVIAPPIAVGRRQRLFAGVGLPSQRSLLISRLDEASDVQAVYADLRRQALQGNVAALNDLGWIWLNGKYWRADTVLAGHLLRMAALQGNAAAWFNLGQQHYFGKGIEPSYVQAAECYRQAFERGLLHAAAALGDLYEEEVCDGELQWQVDLVQAYQWFLRGAERGEARCRFEVGYRLMHGLYVEADIKAALYWLELAAAAGVVQAAEELAVHFSSRDRVRYQEWRDRAVQMGSTLALTMKLEDQIQP from the coding sequence ATGTCTGCTGCCAGCAATATCCATTCGCTGCTTGCCCGTCTCCTGCCCGAGCGGGTCATCGCCCCACCGATTGCTGTCGGGAGGCGACAGCGGTTGTTTGCCGGGGTGGGGCTGCCCAGCCAGCGCTCGCTATTGATCAGCCGCCTGGACGAGGCCAGCGACGTACAAGCGGTATATGCCGACCTGCGCCGCCAGGCGCTGCAAGGCAACGTGGCGGCGCTCAATGACCTCGGCTGGATCTGGCTCAACGGCAAGTACTGGCGTGCCGATACCGTGCTGGCCGGCCACCTGTTGCGCATGGCCGCCCTGCAGGGCAATGCCGCGGCCTGGTTCAACCTCGGGCAGCAGCATTACTTCGGCAAAGGCATCGAACCCTCCTATGTGCAGGCGGCGGAGTGCTACCGCCAGGCCTTCGAGCGCGGCCTGCTGCACGCCGCCGCTGCGTTGGGCGACCTGTACGAGGAAGAGGTGTGCGATGGCGAACTGCAGTGGCAGGTCGACCTGGTGCAGGCCTACCAATGGTTCCTGCGCGGTGCCGAGCGTGGCGAGGCGCGTTGCCGGTTCGAGGTGGGCTACCGGTTGATGCACGGGCTGTACGTGGAAGCCGATATCAAGGCTGCGCTGTACTGGCTGGAGCTGGCGGCAGCGGCGGGTGTGGTGCAGGCCGCCGAAGAGCTGGCAGTGCACTTCAGCAGCCGTGACAGGGTGCGGTACCAGGAGTGGCGCGACCGGGCGGTCCAGATGGGCAGCACGTTGGCCTTGACCATGAAGCTGGAAGACCAGATTCAGCCCTGA
- a CDS encoding FTR1 family protein, producing MFSFAFPPRLAMKTRSRLLAWLSALLLGPVLALYSSLALAEAPAEATKALHLLDYIGADYPPTVESGKVIDDGEYREQQEFSTVLADLVKGLPAHAEQGALEQGVQALRQAIDQRQDGVAVAKQARQLGARLAVAYEVSQAPVITPDPARGAALYAQTCSICHGNTGAGAGPAGVGREPAPANLRDVARLDQLSLFDLYNTLALGIDGTEMPSFADQLDDRQRWDVAAYIASFTAKPEAGKGDKTWNIADLARQTPAEVAANEGNAVVEAFRAQRAQPPQVKRGPAQLLAYTASTLDKSLAAYRAGDHDQAYDLSVAAYLEGFELVESSLDNIDTQARKDTEKSLMAYRQALQDGSPVAQAELRLGEAKAKLEQAAKLLGSDGLSWSLSFVSGLLILLREGLEAILVLAAILAFLRNTGQQSAVRSVNMGWGLALVAGFATWALAAYVIDVGGAQRELLEGCTALFAAVMVLWLGVWMHDRRHAAAWQDYIKSSLVSGGGRFGFAVLAFFSVYRELFEVILFYETLWLQAGPGGHQAVLAGGATALVLLVGLAWVILRGSAKLPLSLFFSINAGLLCALSVVFAGHGVKALQEAGVLGTRAVAFFEFDWLGIHADAYSLSAQAVALLAVVFLYGRSRLAEKRRAVAN from the coding sequence ATGTTCTCTTTCGCATTCCCACCGAGACTGGCCATGAAAACCCGTTCCCGTCTGCTCGCCTGGTTGTCGGCTTTATTGCTAGGCCCGGTGCTGGCGCTGTACAGTTCCCTGGCGCTGGCCGAAGCCCCCGCCGAGGCCACCAAGGCCCTGCACCTGCTCGACTATATAGGCGCCGACTACCCGCCGACCGTGGAAAGCGGCAAGGTCATCGACGACGGCGAATACCGCGAACAGCAGGAATTCAGCACGGTGCTGGCCGACCTGGTCAAAGGCCTGCCTGCACACGCCGAGCAAGGGGCCTTGGAACAGGGCGTGCAGGCGCTGCGCCAGGCCATCGACCAGCGCCAGGATGGTGTAGCGGTAGCCAAGCAGGCCCGCCAGTTGGGCGCACGTCTGGCGGTGGCCTACGAGGTCAGCCAGGCCCCGGTGATTACCCCGGACCCAGCCCGTGGTGCGGCGCTGTACGCGCAAACCTGCTCGATCTGCCACGGTAACACTGGCGCCGGTGCCGGCCCGGCGGGGGTGGGCCGGGAGCCGGCGCCCGCCAACCTGCGCGATGTCGCGCGCCTCGACCAGTTGAGCCTGTTCGACCTCTATAACACCTTGGCCCTGGGTATCGACGGTACCGAGATGCCGTCGTTCGCCGACCAGCTGGATGATCGCCAGCGCTGGGACGTGGCCGCCTATATCGCCAGCTTCACCGCCAAGCCGGAAGCCGGCAAAGGCGACAAGACCTGGAACATTGCCGACCTGGCCCGCCAGACCCCAGCCGAAGTCGCCGCCAACGAAGGCAATGCCGTTGTCGAAGCGTTCCGCGCCCAGCGCGCGCAGCCACCCCAGGTCAAGCGTGGCCCGGCGCAATTGCTCGCGTACACCGCCAGTACCCTGGACAAGAGCCTGGCTGCCTACCGTGCAGGTGACCACGACCAGGCCTATGACCTGTCGGTGGCCGCCTACCTGGAAGGCTTCGAGCTGGTGGAAAGCTCACTGGACAACATCGATACCCAGGCGCGCAAGGACACCGAAAAATCCCTGATGGCCTACCGCCAGGCATTGCAGGACGGCTCGCCTGTTGCCCAGGCCGAACTACGCCTGGGCGAAGCCAAGGCCAAGCTCGAACAGGCGGCCAAGTTGCTGGGCAGCGATGGCTTGAGCTGGTCGTTGAGCTTCGTCTCCGGGTTGTTGATCCTGCTGCGCGAAGGCCTCGAGGCGATCCTGGTCCTGGCGGCGATCCTGGCCTTCCTGCGCAACACCGGCCAGCAGTCGGCGGTGCGCAGCGTCAACATGGGCTGGGGCCTGGCGCTGGTGGCCGGCTTCGCCACCTGGGCCTTGGCCGCCTATGTGATTGACGTCGGCGGCGCCCAGCGTGAGCTGCTGGAAGGCTGCACGGCGCTGTTCGCTGCGGTGATGGTGCTGTGGCTTGGCGTTTGGATGCACGATCGCCGCCACGCCGCCGCCTGGCAGGACTACATCAAGAGTAGCCTGGTCAGTGGCGGCGGGCGCTTCGGTTTTGCCGTGCTGGCGTTCTTCTCGGTGTACCGCGAACTGTTCGAAGTGATCCTGTTCTACGAGACCCTGTGGCTGCAGGCAGGCCCCGGCGGGCATCAGGCGGTGCTGGCGGGTGGCGCCACGGCGCTGGTGTTGCTGGTGGGCTTGGCCTGGGTGATCCTCCGAGGTTCGGCCAAGCTGCCGTTGTCGCTGTTCTTCAGCATCAACGCCGGGCTGCTGTGTGCCCTGTCGGTGGTATTTGCGGGGCATGGCGTGAAGGCGCTGCAGGAAGCCGGGGTGCTGGGTACCCGGGCGGTGGCGTTCTTCGAGTTCGATTGGCTGGGGATCCACGCCGATGCCTACTCGCTGTCGGCGCAGGCGGTGGCCTTGCTGGCCGTCGTGTTCCTGTACGGGCGCTCACGCCTGGCCGAAAAGCGCAGGGCGGTGGCTAACTGA
- a CDS encoding DUF1656 domain-containing protein: MIGELDISGVFLPTLLVMMFGTYLLFLGVHAVLVRVHFYRLVWHRALFNVALYAVLLGAVDHFCRNLMLP; the protein is encoded by the coding sequence GTGATTGGTGAACTGGATATCAGCGGGGTATTCCTGCCCACGCTGCTGGTGATGATGTTTGGTACCTACCTGCTGTTCCTCGGGGTGCACGCGGTGCTTGTGCGTGTGCATTTCTACCGCCTGGTCTGGCACCGGGCATTGTTCAACGTTGCCTTGTATGCCGTGCTGCTTGGCGCGGTGGACCACTTTTGCCGAAACCTGATGCTGCCATGA
- a CDS encoding HlyD family secretion protein: MKKPLLTLGRVVLTLLVVSFAAVLVWQMVVYYLFAPWTRDGHIRADVIQVAPDVSGLIQKVEVRDNQTVKRGDVLFTIDQDRFTLALRQAKATLAERQETLAQASREAQRNRKLGNLVAAEQLEESQSREARARSAVSEAQVAVDSAQLNLDRSVVRSPVDGYLNDRAPRNHEFVTAGRPVLSVVDSASYHVDGYFEETKLGGIHIGDAVDIRVMGDNTRLSGHVQSFAAGIEDRDRSSGANLLPNVNPAFSWVRLAQRIPVRIAFDEVPQDFRMIAGRTATVSIIEGQHP, translated from the coding sequence ATGAAAAAACCTTTGCTGACCCTGGGCCGTGTGGTCCTGACCTTGCTGGTAGTGAGCTTCGCCGCCGTGCTCGTGTGGCAGATGGTGGTCTACTACCTGTTCGCCCCGTGGACCCGCGACGGCCATATCCGTGCCGACGTGATCCAGGTCGCCCCGGACGTTTCCGGGCTGATCCAGAAAGTCGAGGTGCGCGACAACCAGACCGTCAAGCGCGGCGATGTACTGTTCACCATCGATCAGGACCGCTTCACCCTGGCCCTGCGCCAGGCCAAGGCGACCCTGGCCGAGCGCCAGGAAACCCTGGCCCAGGCTTCCCGCGAGGCACAGCGCAACCGCAAGCTGGGCAACCTGGTGGCCGCCGAGCAACTGGAAGAAAGCCAGTCCCGCGAAGCCCGTGCCCGCTCGGCGGTCAGCGAGGCGCAAGTGGCGGTCGATAGCGCCCAGCTCAACCTTGACCGTTCGGTGGTGCGCAGCCCGGTGGACGGCTACCTCAACGACCGTGCGCCGCGTAACCATGAATTTGTCACCGCTGGCCGGCCGGTGCTGTCGGTGGTCGATAGCGCCTCGTACCACGTCGACGGCTACTTCGAAGAAACCAAGCTGGGCGGTATCCACATTGGCGATGCCGTGGATATCCGGGTCATGGGCGACAACACCCGTCTGAGCGGCCACGTGCAGAGCTTTGCGGCCGGCATCGAAGACCGCGACCGCAGCAGCGGTGCCAACCTGCTGCCCAACGTCAACCCGGCGTTCAGCTGGGTGCGCCTGGCCCAGCGCATTCCGGTGCGCATCGCCTTCGACGAGGTGCCGCAGGACTTCCGCATGATCGCCGGGCGAACCGCCACGGTGTCGATCATCGAGGGCCAGCACCCATGA
- a CDS encoding ABC transporter permease — protein sequence MTTTPVRQEYEVQLQPLLSVPVERQLPMVQRLWQQGWLRKAVILLVIAVLWEAVARYQANDLLLPSFLQTAVALWDGLFSGELPAKVGVSLVILLKGYVLGIVLAFGLTSLAVSTQLGRDLLGTLTSMFNPLPAIALLPLALLWFGLGDNSLIFVLVHSVLWALALNTYAGFLGVSETLRMAGRNYGLKGLRLVLHILVPAALPSILSGLKIGWAFAWRTLIAAELVFGASSGKGGLGWYIFQNRNELYTDKVFAGLAVVILIGLLVEGLVFNTLERLTVRRWGMQR from the coding sequence ATGACCACTACACCTGTACGCCAGGAATACGAAGTGCAGCTGCAGCCCCTGCTCAGTGTGCCCGTGGAACGTCAACTGCCTATGGTGCAACGCCTGTGGCAGCAAGGCTGGCTGCGCAAGGCGGTCATCCTGCTGGTGATTGCCGTGCTCTGGGAGGCCGTGGCCCGCTACCAGGCCAATGACCTGTTGTTGCCGAGCTTCCTGCAAACCGCAGTTGCCTTGTGGGACGGCCTGTTCAGCGGTGAACTGCCGGCCAAGGTCGGTGTCTCGCTGGTGATTTTGCTCAAGGGTTATGTGCTGGGCATCGTCCTGGCCTTCGGCCTGACCAGCCTGGCGGTGTCGACCCAGTTGGGGCGCGACCTGCTGGGCACACTGACCTCGATGTTCAACCCGCTGCCGGCGATTGCCCTGCTGCCATTGGCCTTGCTCTGGTTCGGGCTGGGTGACAACAGCCTGATCTTCGTGCTGGTGCATTCGGTGCTATGGGCTTTGGCGCTAAACACCTATGCGGGCTTCCTCGGCGTGTCGGAGACGTTGCGCATGGCTGGTCGCAACTATGGCCTGAAAGGGCTGCGGCTGGTGCTGCACATCCTGGTGCCGGCGGCGCTGCCTTCGATCCTGTCGGGGTTGAAGATCGGCTGGGCATTTGCCTGGCGCACCCTGATCGCCGCCGAACTGGTATTCGGAGCCAGCAGCGGCAAAGGCGGGTTGGGCTGGTACATCTTTCAGAACCGCAACGAGCTCTACACCGACAAGGTATTCGCCGGCTTGGCGGTGGTGATTCTGATTGGCCTGCTGGTGGAAGGGCTGGTGTTCAATACCCTGGAGCGGCTAACCGTGCGGCGATGGGGGATGCAGCGCTAG
- a CDS encoding FUSC family protein, producing MNGFFSSVPPARDWFYGVRTFAASMIALYIALLMQLPRPYWAMATVYIVSSPFLGPTSSKALYRAVGTLLGAGGAVFLVPPLVQSPLLLSIAIALWTGTLLFLSLNLRTANNYVLMLAGYTLPMIALAVVDNPLAVFDVASSRAQEICLGIVCAAVVGAVFWPRRLAPVVVGATSTWFSEAIRYSDTYLARQASADQVGSLRGTMVTTFNSLELMIGQLGHEGAGPHTLKNARELRGRMIHLLPVIDALDDALVALEGRAPEKFAQMQPLLEAARAWLKGTADSASPARWAALHEQIERLQPGAAALDQRADLLLSNALYRLSEWADLWQDCCTLQHALRSDDAKPWRAVYRHWRLGRLTAFFDRGLMLYSVASTVLAIVVACGLWIGLGWNDGASAVILAAVSCSFFAAMDDPAPQIYRFFFWTLMSVIFSSLYLFLVLPNLHDFPMLVLAFAVPFICVGTLTVQPRFYLGTLLTIVNTSTFISIQGAYDADFFTFLNSNLAGPVGLLFAFIWTLVMRPFGVELAAKRMTRFAWRDIVEMTEPATLAEHRQVGVQMLDRLMQHLPRLSQTGQDSGVALRDLRVGLNLLDLLAYMPRAGQQARERLSTVIEEVGAHYAACLRAGERLHAPAALLRNMERARLALNLDELYERGDARTHLLHALSGLRLALLPGVEVMLEPAEQPQLPPGLDGAPL from the coding sequence ATGAACGGTTTCTTCAGCTCGGTGCCGCCGGCCCGCGACTGGTTCTATGGCGTGCGGACCTTCGCCGCCTCCATGATCGCCCTGTACATCGCCCTGCTCATGCAGCTGCCTCGCCCGTATTGGGCCATGGCCACGGTGTACATCGTCTCCAGCCCCTTCCTCGGGCCGACCAGCTCCAAGGCCCTGTACCGTGCCGTGGGGACGCTGCTTGGCGCCGGCGGGGCGGTTTTCCTGGTGCCGCCGCTGGTGCAGTCGCCGTTGCTGCTGAGTATCGCCATCGCCCTGTGGACCGGCACCTTGTTGTTCCTTTCGCTGAATTTGCGCACCGCCAACAACTACGTGCTGATGCTGGCGGGCTACACCTTGCCGATGATCGCCCTGGCGGTGGTCGACAACCCGTTGGCCGTATTTGACGTGGCGTCCTCCCGTGCCCAGGAAATCTGCCTGGGTATCGTCTGCGCAGCAGTGGTCGGGGCCGTCTTCTGGCCGCGCCGGCTGGCACCGGTGGTGGTCGGGGCCACCAGTACCTGGTTCAGCGAGGCGATCCGCTACAGCGATACCTACCTCGCCCGTCAGGCCAGCGCCGACCAGGTGGGGAGCCTGCGCGGCACGATGGTCACCACTTTCAACTCGCTGGAACTGATGATCGGCCAGCTCGGCCATGAAGGGGCCGGCCCGCATACCCTGAAGAATGCTCGTGAATTGCGCGGACGCATGATCCACCTGCTGCCGGTGATCGATGCGCTCGACGACGCCCTGGTCGCCCTCGAAGGCCGTGCCCCGGAGAAATTCGCCCAGATGCAACCGTTGCTGGAGGCCGCCCGCGCATGGCTCAAGGGCACCGCCGACAGCGCTTCGCCCGCCCGCTGGGCCGCCCTGCACGAGCAGATCGAGCGCCTGCAGCCCGGCGCCGCGGCCCTTGACCAGCGCGCCGACCTGCTGCTGTCCAACGCCCTGTATCGCCTGAGCGAATGGGCCGACCTGTGGCAAGACTGCTGCACCCTGCAGCACGCCCTGCGCAGCGACGACGCCAAACCCTGGCGCGCGGTGTACCGCCACTGGCGCCTGGGCCGCCTGACAGCGTTCTTTGACCGCGGGTTGATGCTGTATTCGGTGGCCTCCACCGTGCTGGCCATCGTTGTCGCCTGCGGCCTGTGGATCGGCCTGGGCTGGAACGACGGGGCCAGCGCGGTCATTCTCGCCGCCGTGTCGTGCAGCTTCTTCGCCGCCATGGACGACCCGGCGCCGCAGATCTACAGGTTCTTCTTCTGGACCCTGATGTCGGTCATCTTCTCCAGCCTCTACCTGTTCCTGGTACTGCCCAACCTGCATGATTTCCCGATGCTGGTGCTGGCCTTTGCCGTGCCATTCATCTGCGTCGGCACCCTGACCGTGCAACCGCGTTTCTACCTCGGCACCCTGCTGACCATCGTCAACACCTCGACGTTCATCAGCATCCAGGGCGCCTACGACGCGGATTTCTTCACCTTCCTCAACTCCAACCTCGCCGGCCCCGTCGGCTTGCTGTTTGCCTTCATCTGGACCCTGGTGATGCGCCCGTTCGGTGTGGAGCTGGCGGCCAAGCGCATGACCCGCTTCGCCTGGCGCGACATCGTCGAAATGACCGAACCGGCCACCCTTGCCGAACACCGCCAGGTGGGTGTGCAGATGCTCGACCGCCTGATGCAGCACCTGCCGCGTCTGTCGCAGACCGGCCAGGACAGTGGCGTGGCGCTGCGCGACCTGCGCGTAGGGCTCAACTTGCTGGACCTGCTGGCCTACATGCCGCGTGCCGGCCAGCAGGCCCGTGAGCGCCTAAGCACCGTGATCGAGGAAGTCGGCGCGCATTACGCCGCCTGCCTGCGCGCTGGTGAACGCCTGCATGCGCCCGCCGCGTTGCTGCGCAACATGGAGCGCGCGCGCCTGGCGCTGAACCTCGATGAGCTGTACGAACGCGGCGATGCCCGCACCCACCTGCTGCACGCCTTGAGCGGCCTGCGCCTGGCGCTGCTGCCGGGTGTCGAGGTGATGCTCGAACCCGCCGAACAGCCGCAATTGCCCCCCGGACTCGACGGAGCGCCCCTGTGA
- a CDS encoding winged helix DNA-binding protein produces MSLDLLRLQVSSGMVVAARHWRRICHTALTGYGISEACATPLLMIVRLGDGVHQVAVAQAAGLESPSLVRLLDQLCKAGLVCRSEDPLDRRAKALSLTAEGRALAESIEAELVRLRQEVLQRIDQADLEAALRVLRAFEAAGLGSTGEAA; encoded by the coding sequence ATGTCCCTTGATCTCCTGCGCCTGCAAGTCAGCAGTGGCATGGTGGTTGCCGCCCGGCATTGGCGGCGCATCTGCCACACCGCCCTGACCGGTTATGGCATCTCCGAAGCCTGCGCCACGCCCCTGCTGATGATCGTGCGTCTGGGCGACGGTGTGCACCAGGTTGCCGTGGCCCAGGCTGCGGGCCTGGAAAGCCCGTCGCTGGTGCGTCTGCTTGACCAGCTGTGCAAGGCTGGCCTGGTATGCCGCAGCGAAGACCCGCTGGACCGCCGGGCGAAGGCCCTGAGCCTGACCGCTGAAGGCCGCGCCCTGGCCGAATCCATCGAAGCCGAACTGGTGCGCCTGCGGCAAGAGGTGCTGCAGCGTATCGACCAGGCCGACCTGGAGGCCGCCTTGCGCGTGCTGCGTGCCTTCGAAGCTGCCGGCCTGGGCAGTACGGGCGAGGCCGCATGA